The Afipia massiliensis genome has a segment encoding these proteins:
- a CDS encoding polyphosphate kinase 2 family protein has product MAKNGKSSQPSARQLKSYVDPFRVDGSQEFHLTAHKPGEKGGLDKEAARGLVDANRGRLRELQEKLYAQDLWSVLLIFQGMDAAGKDSAIENVMSGINPQGCQVYSFKQPSTKELDHDFMWRTSKCTPERGRIGIFNRSYYEELLVVRVHPEILDKQRIPPELVTKNIWHERFEDIAAYEKYLARNGTLVLKFFLNISKEEQRQRFLDRLEEPAKNWKFSLGDVAERKLWDRYQAAYQDLIHHTSAKHAPWIVVPADHKWFARVVISSAIVSAMEKLNLKFPEVDKSDAGELKKVKVALEREGRAPVRVPKAKASGTSKGTV; this is encoded by the coding sequence GGCAGTTGAAGTCCTATGTGGACCCGTTCCGGGTCGACGGCTCGCAGGAGTTTCATCTCACGGCGCACAAGCCCGGCGAGAAGGGCGGACTCGACAAGGAGGCGGCGCGCGGGCTCGTCGATGCCAATCGCGGGAGGCTGCGCGAGTTGCAGGAAAAGCTCTATGCGCAGGATCTTTGGTCGGTCCTGCTGATCTTTCAAGGCATGGACGCCGCTGGCAAGGACAGCGCCATCGAAAACGTCATGTCGGGCATCAATCCGCAGGGCTGTCAGGTCTATTCGTTCAAGCAGCCGTCCACGAAGGAGCTCGACCACGATTTCATGTGGCGCACATCGAAGTGTACTCCTGAACGTGGGCGTATCGGCATCTTCAACCGTTCTTATTATGAAGAACTGCTGGTGGTCCGCGTGCATCCGGAAATTCTGGATAAGCAGCGGATTCCGCCGGAGCTGGTGACCAAGAACATCTGGCACGAACGCTTCGAGGATATTGCGGCGTACGAGAAATACCTCGCGCGCAACGGCACGCTGGTCCTGAAGTTCTTTCTCAATATCTCGAAGGAGGAGCAGCGCCAGCGGTTTCTCGATCGCCTCGAAGAGCCGGCAAAGAATTGGAAGTTCTCGCTGGGCGATGTGGCCGAGCGCAAGCTGTGGGACAGGTATCAGGCGGCGTATCAGGATCTGATCCACCACACATCGGCGAAGCACGCGCCGTGGATTGTCGTGCCCGCCGACCACAAATGGTTTGCCCGCGTCGTCATCAGTTCGGCCATCGTCAGTGCGATGGAAAAGCTAAACCTGAAATTTCCCGAGGTGGACAAGAGCGACGCCGGGGAATTGAAAAAAGTGAAGGTCGCGCTCGAGCGAGAGGGACGGGCCCCGGTTCGTGTGCCCAAAGCAAAGGCTTCGGGAACCTCAAAGGGAACTGTTTAA
- a CDS encoding 2-isopropylmalate synthase: protein MTTASKSDKDRVVIFDTTLRDGEQCPGATMTFEEKLEVADLLDSMGVDIIEAGFPIASDGDFEAVREIAKRTKNAVVCGLSRAAHKDIDRCAEAIRPARRGRIHTFLSTSPVHMKYKLQMEPADVHELVISQVTRARNHTDDVEWSSEDGTRTEFDFLCRCVESAIKAGATTINIPDTVGYSVPEEYYDLFKRVRETVPNSDKAVFSVHCHNDLGMAVANSLAGVRAGARQIECTINGIGERAGNAALEEVVMAMRVRNDKLPYWNNIDTTMLTRASKSVAAATSFPVQYNKAIVGRNAFAHESGIHQDGMLKNAQTYEIMLPETVGVKQTSLVMGKHSGRHAFIHKLEGMGYKLASNQLEDAFVRFKALADRKKDIYDEDIEALVDQEIAHSHDRIHLVSLTVIAGTHGPQRATMKLDIEGQIKIEEAEGNGPVDATFNCIKSLVPNEAKLELYQVHAVTAGTDAQAEVSVRLSQDGRSVTARAADPDTLVASAKAYLSALNKIVMKKQRDTPAVAAAGH, encoded by the coding sequence ATGACCACCGCGAGCAAGTCCGACAAGGACCGCGTCGTTATTTTTGACACCACGTTGCGTGACGGCGAACAGTGCCCCGGCGCGACCATGACCTTCGAGGAAAAGCTCGAAGTCGCGGATCTGCTCGACTCCATGGGCGTCGACATTATCGAGGCTGGTTTTCCGATCGCCTCGGACGGCGACTTCGAAGCCGTCCGCGAAATCGCGAAGCGCACGAAGAATGCGGTGGTTTGCGGCCTCTCCCGCGCGGCCCACAAGGACATCGACCGCTGCGCCGAAGCGATCCGCCCGGCGCGCCGCGGCCGCATCCACACCTTCCTGTCCACCTCGCCGGTGCACATGAAATACAAGTTGCAGATGGAGCCGGCGGATGTGCATGAGCTGGTGATCTCGCAGGTCACCCGGGCGCGCAACCACACCGATGACGTCGAGTGGTCGTCGGAAGACGGCACTCGCACGGAATTCGACTTCCTGTGCCGTTGCGTGGAATCGGCGATCAAGGCCGGTGCGACCACCATCAACATCCCGGATACCGTCGGCTATAGTGTGCCGGAAGAATACTACGATCTGTTCAAGCGCGTGCGCGAAACGGTGCCGAATTCCGACAAGGCGGTGTTCTCGGTCCATTGCCACAACGACCTTGGCATGGCGGTGGCGAATTCGCTGGCCGGTGTACGTGCGGGTGCGCGGCAGATCGAATGCACCATCAACGGCATCGGCGAGCGTGCGGGCAATGCCGCGCTCGAGGAAGTCGTGATGGCGATGCGCGTGCGCAACGACAAGTTGCCATACTGGAACAACATCGACACCACGATGCTGACGCGAGCATCGAAGTCGGTGGCTGCGGCGACATCGTTCCCGGTGCAGTACAACAAGGCCATCGTCGGGCGCAATGCCTTCGCGCACGAGAGCGGCATCCATCAGGACGGTATGCTCAAGAACGCCCAGACCTACGAGATCATGCTGCCGGAGACTGTCGGCGTAAAGCAGACCTCGCTGGTGATGGGCAAGCATTCCGGCCGCCATGCCTTCATCCACAAGCTGGAGGGGATGGGCTACAAGCTCGCCAGCAACCAGCTGGAAGATGCCTTCGTGCGCTTCAAGGCGCTGGCCGACCGCAAGAAGGATATCTACGACGAGGACATCGAAGCGCTGGTCGATCAGGAGATTGCTCATTCGCACGATCGGATTCATCTCGTATCCTTGACGGTGATTGCCGGCACGCATGGACCGCAGCGCGCAACGATGAAGCTCGACATCGAAGGTCAAATCAAAATCGAGGAAGCCGAGGGCAACGGTCCGGTAGACGCGACGTTCAACTGCATCAAGTCATTGGTGCCGAATGAAGCGAAGCTGGAGCTCTATCAGGTGCACGCGGTGACCGCCGGAACCGATGCGCAGGCTGAGGTGTCGGTGCGGCTGTCACAGGACGGACGTTCCGTCACGGCACGCGCTGCGGATCCTGACACGCTGGTGGCTTCGGCGAAGGCGTATCTCAGCGCCTTGAACAAGATCGTCATGAAAAAGCAGCGTGACACGCCTGCGGTGGCCGCCGCAGGCCACTGA
- a CDS encoding TRAP transporter substrate-binding protein: MKKLVLAAASIAALALVGPASAQAPIVIKFSHVVTPNTPKGQGADKFKELAEKYTNGKVKVEVYPNSQLYKDKEEVEALQLGAVQMLAPSLAKFGPLGVKEFEVFDLPYILPDKAALGRITKGPIGKSLLAKLEPKGITGLAYWDNGFKIMTANKPMHKVADFRGLKMRIQSSKVLEAQMRALGAIPQVMAFSEVYQAMQSGVVDGNENVPSNVYTQKMHEVQKHITVSNHGYIGYVVIVNKKFWDGLPADVKPQVEKAMAEATEFSNAIAQQENDDAIVAMKKAGTTTFHEPTPAERAEWMKTLEPVTTDMASRVGKDLIEAFQKEANAKTN; encoded by the coding sequence ATGAAAAAACTTGTTCTCGCTGCGGCGTCGATCGCGGCCCTTGCGCTCGTTGGCCCTGCTTCGGCGCAGGCCCCGATCGTCATCAAGTTCAGCCACGTCGTCACGCCCAATACGCCAAAGGGGCAGGGCGCGGATAAATTCAAGGAACTCGCCGAAAAATACACCAACGGCAAGGTGAAGGTTGAGGTCTACCCGAACTCTCAGCTCTACAAGGACAAGGAAGAGGTCGAAGCGCTTCAGCTCGGCGCGGTGCAGATGCTTGCTCCGTCGCTTGCCAAGTTCGGGCCGCTCGGCGTAAAGGAGTTCGAGGTCTTCGATCTTCCGTACATTCTGCCGGACAAGGCCGCGCTGGGCCGCATCACCAAGGGGCCGATCGGAAAAAGCCTTCTGGCCAAGCTGGAGCCGAAGGGCATCACAGGTCTCGCTTACTGGGACAACGGCTTCAAGATCATGACGGCGAACAAGCCGATGCATAAGGTCGCCGACTTTCGCGGGCTGAAGATGCGGATCCAGTCGTCCAAGGTGCTGGAAGCGCAGATGCGCGCGCTCGGCGCCATTCCGCAGGTCATGGCTTTCTCCGAAGTCTATCAGGCGATGCAATCAGGCGTAGTCGACGGCAACGAGAATGTGCCGTCGAATGTCTATACCCAGAAAATGCACGAGGTTCAGAAGCACATCACGGTCTCGAACCACGGCTACATCGGCTATGTGGTGATCGTGAACAAGAAGTTCTGGGACGGATTGCCCGCCGACGTGAAGCCGCAGGTCGAAAAGGCCATGGCGGAGGCGACCGAGTTCTCCAACGCGATCGCGCAGCAAGAGAACGACGATGCGATAGTGGCGATGAAAAAGGCCGGCACCACGACGTTCCACGAACCAACGCCTGCCGAGCGCGCTGAATGGATGAAGACCCTCGAGCCGGTGACGACCGACATGGCGTCGCGGGTCGGTAAGGACCTGATCGAGGCGTTTCAGAAGGAAGCCAACGCCAAGACCAACTAG
- a CDS encoding TRAP transporter small permease yields the protein MKLFLRILDRFEEILIATLIAAATIVIFLAVVHRYGTGVSFLYPYLIQIHFSWAQELCIYMFVWMAKFGAAYGVRTGIHVGVDVLVLMLKPAYKKATILFGLFGGAFFTFVVGTMGLKFVLGLAQTDQTSPDLEIPSWIVYLCVPLGSYLMCFRFLQVAYSFWHTGELPHHDESEVEGLEALEVKATGGATLGVRQ from the coding sequence TTGAAATTATTTCTGCGCATCCTCGATCGTTTCGAGGAAATCCTGATCGCGACGCTCATCGCAGCGGCGACGATCGTCATCTTCCTGGCCGTTGTCCATCGCTACGGAACGGGCGTCTCGTTTCTGTATCCGTATTTGATCCAGATTCACTTCTCATGGGCGCAGGAACTGTGCATCTACATGTTCGTGTGGATGGCAAAGTTCGGTGCGGCCTATGGCGTTCGCACAGGCATCCATGTCGGCGTCGACGTGTTGGTCCTGATGCTCAAGCCGGCCTACAAGAAGGCCACCATCCTGTTCGGGCTTTTCGGTGGCGCCTTCTTCACGTTCGTCGTGGGAACGATGGGCTTGAAGTTCGTGCTGGGTTTGGCGCAGACCGATCAGACATCGCCCGATCTCGAAATTCCGAGCTGGATCGTTTATCTCTGCGTGCCTCTCGGCTCATACCTGATGTGTTTTCGCTTCCTGCAGGTCGCGTACAGCTTCTGGCACACCGGCGAACTGCCGCATCACGATGAAAGCGAAGTGGAAGGCCTCGAGGCGCTTGAAGTGAAGGCCACCGGTGGCGCGACGCTGGGTGTTCGCCAATGA